A single genomic interval of Zingiber officinale cultivar Zhangliang chromosome 4A, Zo_v1.1, whole genome shotgun sequence harbors:
- the LOC121970474 gene encoding receptor-like serine/threonine-protein kinase SD1-7: protein MAKTQLLLLELLEIVAVTTLFFVAQSSSSGDTMIQNISLVHGQTLTASGELFQLGFFSLDDSSVKGYLGIWYCNLTPQEGTVIWIANRNKSVNTSMASFTLTSEGSLILFEDDRIVWSTGTRSTGLNSARLQLLDSGNLVLNDSNSIIWQSFDHPSDSQTYLPGMKFGFVKRTKTSRRQVSWKNSTDPSPGDYIQMIRAQPIPDLITLNGSTKYHRGGLWNEYAFISLPSKASSVRPMFVTSENETYILVSYMVSPTPVLLRYVLCANGSVQAWFLERGGKGEWQLLWSVPEDECDDYNRCGRNSVCTWNYYAVNCDCMEGFIKIAESESEAGCQKEKPLNCLSNQFSKVQNLKMPDPENATARGNMSLDECKNRCLKDCSCVAYAVISGFYGCVTWPGDLLDLRTYVSGGDDLYIRLAESSTKKHAWAAIVIPLLLGFFLLCCVGIVVWRKRNRASTGLLLQLPNVEEGDSMTRDDVSESKLVSIDSEDSRLHNTDKGVGMINTLGFLPSYDLGTIKTATNNFSDGNKLGEGGFGVVYMGQLEDGKKIAVKKLSRNSSQGPNEFQNELSLIAKLQHRNLVRLLGCCIEDTERIIILEYMENKSLDAFIYDKTKSSLLNWQKRLKIIIGIARGLLYLHQDSILRVIHRDLKPSNILLDKDMIPKISDFGIARIFEGDRALEDGTTRPIGTLGYMAPEYSLYGQFSFKSDVFSFGVIVLEILSGKRNRTFGQTNFNLNLLQHVYKLWKEGRSLEILDDAVGCSCPTIEILRCIRMALLCVQDNHEDRPTMTEVVMMLESDEQLLTPLKQPTLISTYSEGDCSTKEMSITITGR from the exons ATGGCCAAGACGCAGCTCCTCCTTTTAGAGTTATTGGAAATAGTAGCAGTAACAACACTCTTCTTTGTTGCCCAGTCCTCATCTTCTg GAGACACAATGATCCAGAACATTTCACTTGTCCATGGCCAGACCTTGACAGCGTCAGGAGAGTTGTTCCAACTAGGCTTCTTCAGTCTAGATGATAGTTCAGTGAAGGGATACTTAGGAATCTGGTACTGCAATCTCACACCGCAAGAAGGCACTGTAATATGGATCGCCAATAGAAACAAGTCTGTCAACACATCCATGGCATCATTCACCCTCACTTCTGAAGGAAGTCTAATCTTATTTGAGGATGATAGAATAGTTTGGTCGACGGGAACGAGATCCACAGGACTCAATTCTGCACGCTTGCAGCTTTTAGATTCTGGAAACCTCGTTCTGAACGACAGCAACTCGATTATATGGCAGAGCTTCGATCACCCAAGCGACAGCCAGACGTATCTCCCTGGCATGAAGTTCGGATTTGTCAAACGGACCAAAACGTCACGGCGGCAGGTGTCATGGAAAAACTCCACAGATCCTTCTCCGGGAGACTACATCCAAATGATTCGTGCTCAACCTATACCGGATTTGATCACGTTGAACGGATCCACCAAATACCATCGCGGCGGCCTATGGAACGAATATGCATTCATCAGCCTTCCATCGAAGGCGAGCTCAGTAAGGCCCATGTTTGTTACCAGTGAGAATGAGACCTACATTCTTGTTAGTTACATGGTCTCGCCGACGCCGGTGCTGTTACGGTACGTGTTGTGCGCCAATGGATCCGTCCAGGCTTGGTTTCTTGAGAGGGGTGGCAAGGGAGAGTGGCAACTTCTGTGGTCGGTTCCAGAGGACGAGTGTGATGATTACAATCGCTGCGGCCGCAACAGCGTGTGCACCTGGAACTACTATGCCGTCAACTGCGATTGCATGGAGGGGTTCATAAAGATTGCGGAGAGCGAAAGCGAGGCCGGGTGCCAGAAGGAGAAGCCTTTGAATTGCTTGTCGAACCAGTTTTCAAAGGTTCAGAACTTGAAGATGCCAGACCCTGAGAACGCTACAGCACGAGGAAACATGAGTCTCGATGAGTGCAAGAATAGGTGCTTGAAGGATTGCTCCTGCGTGGCGTATGCGGTGATCAGTGGATTTTATGGATGCGTAACTTGGCCGGGTGATCTGTTGGATCTCAGGACTTATGTCTCTGGAGGAGATGACTTATACATTCGACTGGCAG AATCATCCACAAAGAAGCACGCGTGGGCAGCAATTGTCATTCCGCTGTTACTGGGATTTTTTCTTCTATGTTGTGTTGGCATAGTCGTTTGGAGGAAGAGAAACAGAGCGTCGACCGGATTGCTATTACAGTTGCCAAATGTAGAGGAAG GTGACTCGATGACTCGTGATGATGTATCAGAGTCCAAGTTGGTCTCGATCGACTCAGAAGATTCTCGTCTGCATAATACTGATAAAGGAGTAG GTATGATCAACACATTGGGGTTTCTACCTTCCTACGATTTGGGGACAATAAAAACTGCAACAAATAATTTCTCTGACGGAAACAAACTGGGAGAAGGTGGATTTGGTGTTGTTTACATG GGTCAATTGGAAGATGGAAAAAAGATTGCTGTCAAGAAATTGTCAAGAAACTCCTCACAAGGCCCGAATGAGTTCCAAAATGAACTATCACTCATAGCCAAGTTACAACATAGAAACCTTGTTCGCCTTTTGGGTTGTTGTATCGAAGACACCGAGAGAATTATCATTCTTGAATATATGGAAAACAAGAGCTTAGACGCCTTCATTTACG ATAAAACAAAAAGTTCTTTGCTAAATTGGCAAAAACGTCTTAAGATTATAATTGGGATTGCACGAGGACTTTTGTATCTTCATCAAGACTCTATCTTGAGAGTCATTCATCGTGATCTTAAGCCGAGTAATATCCTTCTTGATAAGGACATGATTCCAAAGATTTCAGATTTTGGCATTGCAAGAATATTTGAAGGAGATAGAGCTCTTGAGGATGGAACCACTAGACCTATTGGAACATT GGGATATATGGCCCCTGAGTACTCATTATACGGACAATTCTCATTTAAGTCAGACGTATTTAGTTTTGGTGTGATCGTACTAGAAATCTTGAGCGGCAAGAGGAATCGGACATTCGGTCAAACAAATTTCAATTTAAACCTTTTACAGCAt GTTTATAAACTTTGGAAGGAAGGTAGATCCTTAGAGATTCTTGATGATGCAGTAGGTTGCTCATGTCCAACAATCGAAATCTTACGTTGCATTCGAATGGCtcttttgtgtgtacaagataaTCATGAAGACAGGCCAACAATGACAGAGGTGGTGATGATGTTAGAAAGTGATGAGCAACTTCTAACTCCACTCAAGCAACCTACATTAATATCAACATATAGTGAAGGAGATTGCTCTACTAAAGAAATGAGTATCACAATCACAGGTCGATGA